A stretch of Eschrichtius robustus isolate mEscRob2 chromosome 6, mEscRob2.pri, whole genome shotgun sequence DNA encodes these proteins:
- the RFC4 gene encoding replication factor C subunit 4 yields MQAFLKGTSISSKPPLTKDRGVAATARSSGENKKAKPVPWVEKYRPKYVDEVAFQEEVVAVLKKSLEGADLPNLLFYGPPGTGKTSTILAAARELFGPELFRLRVLELNASDERGIQVVREKVKNFAQLTVTGSRSDGKPCPPFKIVILDEADSMTSAAQAALRRTMEKESKTTRFCLICNYVSRIIEPLTSRCSKFRFKPLSDKIQQQRLLDIADKEHIKISNEGLAHLVKVSEGDLRKAITFLQSATRLTGGKEVTGKVITDIAGVIPAETIDGVFAACQSGSFDKLEAVVKDLIDEGHAATQLVNQLHDGVVENDNLSDKQKSVITEKLAEVDKCLADGADEHLQLIGLCATVMQQLTQNC; encoded by the exons ATGCAGGCATTTCTAAAAGGCACATCTATCAGCAGTAAACCACCATTGACTAAGGATCGAGGAGTAGCTGCCACTGCCAGAAGTAGTGGAGAGAACAAGAAAGCCAAACCTGTTCCGTGGGTGGAAAAATA tcGCCCAAAATATGTGGATGAAGTTGCTTTCCAGGAAGAAGTGGTTGCAGTGCTAAAAAAGTCTTTAGAAGGAGCTGAT CTCCCTAATCTCTTGTTTTATGGGCCACCTGGAACTGGAAAAACATCCACTATTTTGGCAGCAGCTAGGGAACTCTTTGG GCCTGAACTTTTTCGATTAAGAGTTCTTGAGTTAAATGCATCTGATGAACGTGGAATACAAGTAGTTAGAGAGAAAGTGAAGAATTTTGCCCAGTTAACTGTGACAGGAAGTCGTTCAGA CGGGAAGCCATGTCctccttttaaaattgtgatcCTGGATGAAGCAGATTCTATGACCTCAGCTGCTCAGGCAGCTTTAAGACGTACCATGGAGAAAGAGTCTAAAACCACCCGATTCTGTCTCATCTGTAACTACGTCAGTCG AATAATTGAACCTCTGACCTCTAGATGTTCTAAATTCCGCTTCAAACCTCTGTCAGATAAAATTCAACAGCAGCGATTACTAGACATCGCTGATAAAGAACATATCAAAATCAGCAATGAG GGACTAGCTCATCTTGTTAAAGTGTCAGAAGGAGACTTAAGGAAAGCCATTACATTTCTTCAAAGTGCTACTCGATTAACAGGTGGAAAGGAGGTCACAGGAAAGGTGATCACAGACATTGCTGGG gtAATACCAGCTGAAACAATTGACGGAGTATTTGCTGCATGTCAGAGTGGCTCTTTCGACAAACTAGAAGCTGTGGTAAAG GACTTAATAGATGAGGGTCATGCAGCAACTCAGCTTGTAAATCAACTTCATGATGGGGTTGTAGAAAATGATAACCTTTCTGATAAACAGAAGTCTGTTATTACAGAAAAACTTGCT GAAGTTGATAAATGCTTAGCAGATGGTGCTGATGAACATCTACAGCTGATCGGCCTCTGTGCAACTGTCATGCAGCAGTTAACTCAGAACTgttaa
- the EIF4A2 gene encoding eukaryotic initiation factor 4A-II isoform X1, with protein sequence MSGSSADYNSREHGGPEGMEPDGVIESNWNEIVDNFDDMNLKESLLRGIYAYGFEKPSAIQQRAIIPCIKGYDVIAQAQSGTGKTATFAISILQQLEIEFKETQALVLAPTRELAQQIQKVILALGDYMGATCHACIGGTNVRNEMQKLQAEAPHIVVGTPGRVFDMLNRRYLSPKWIKMFVLDEADEMLSRGFKDQIYEIFQKLNTSIQVVLLSATMPTDVLEVTKKFMRDPIRILVKKEELTLEGIKQFYINVEREEWKLDTLCDLYETLTITQAVIFLNTRRKVDWLTEKMHARDFTVSALHGDMDQKERDVIMREFRSGSSRVLITTDLLARGIDVQQVSLVINYDLPTNRENYIHRIGRGGRFGRKGVAINFVTEEDKRILRDIETFYNTTVEEMPMNVADLI encoded by the exons ATGTCTGGTAGCTCCGCGGATTATAACAG CAGAGAACATGGCGGCCCAGAGGGAATGGAGCCCGATGGTGTCATCGAG agCAACTGGAATGAAATTGTTGATAACTTTGATGATATGAATTTAAAGGAGTCTCTTCTTCGAGGCATCTATGCTTATGGTTTTGAGAAGCCATCAGCTATTCAGCAGAGAGCTATTATCCCGTGTATTAAAG GGTATGATGTGATTGCTCAAGCTCAGTCAGGTACTGGCAAGACAGCCACATTTGCTATTTCCATCCTGCAACAGTTGGAGATTGAGTTCAAGGAGACCCAAGCACTAGTATTGGCCCCCACCAGAGAACTGGCTCAACAG ATCCAAAAGGTAATTCTGGCACTTGGAGACTATATGGGGGCAACTTGTCATGCCTGCATTGGTGGAACCAATGTTCGAAATGAAATGCAAAAACTTCAGGCTGAAGCACCACATATTGTTGTTGGTACACCAGGGAGAGTGTTTGATATGTTAAACAGGAGATACCTGT ctcCAAAATGGATCAAAATGTTTGTTTTGGATGAAGCAGATGAAATGCTGAGCCGAGGGTTTAAGGATCAAATCTATGAGAttttccaaaaattaaatacaagtatTCAG gtggtgtTGCTTTCTGCCACAATGCCAACGGATGTGTTGGAAgtgaccaaaaaattcatgagAGATCCCATTCGAATTCtggtgaaaaaggaagaattgACCCTTGAAGGAATTAAACAGTTTTATATTAATGTTGAAAGAGAG GAATGGAAGTTGGATACACTTTGTGACTTGTATGAGACACTGACGATTACACAGGCTGTTATTTTTCTCAATACAAGGCGTAAGGTGGACTGGCTTACTGAGAAAATGCATGCCAGGGATTTCACAGTTTCTGCTCTG CATGGTGACATGGACCAGAAGGAAAGAGATGTTATCATGAGGGAATTCCGATCAGGGTCAAGCCGTGTTCTGATCACTACTGACTTGTTG GCTCGTGGGATTGATGTGCAACAAGTGTCATTGGTTATAAACTATGATCTACCTACCAATCGTGAAAACTATATTCACAG AATTGGCAGAGGGGGTCGATTTGGGAGGAAAGGTGTGGCTATAAACTTTGTTACTGAAGAAGACAAGAGGATTCTTCGTGACATTGAGACTTTCTACAATACTACAGTGGAGGAAATGCCAATGAATGTGGCTGACCTTATTTAA
- the EIF4A2 gene encoding eukaryotic initiation factor 4A-II isoform X2, whose amino-acid sequence MSGSSADYNREHGGPEGMEPDGVIESNWNEIVDNFDDMNLKESLLRGIYAYGFEKPSAIQQRAIIPCIKGYDVIAQAQSGTGKTATFAISILQQLEIEFKETQALVLAPTRELAQQIQKVILALGDYMGATCHACIGGTNVRNEMQKLQAEAPHIVVGTPGRVFDMLNRRYLSPKWIKMFVLDEADEMLSRGFKDQIYEIFQKLNTSIQVVLLSATMPTDVLEVTKKFMRDPIRILVKKEELTLEGIKQFYINVEREEWKLDTLCDLYETLTITQAVIFLNTRRKVDWLTEKMHARDFTVSALHGDMDQKERDVIMREFRSGSSRVLITTDLLARGIDVQQVSLVINYDLPTNRENYIHRIGRGGRFGRKGVAINFVTEEDKRILRDIETFYNTTVEEMPMNVADLI is encoded by the exons ATGTCTGGTAGCTCCGCGGATTATAACAG AGAACATGGCGGCCCAGAGGGAATGGAGCCCGATGGTGTCATCGAG agCAACTGGAATGAAATTGTTGATAACTTTGATGATATGAATTTAAAGGAGTCTCTTCTTCGAGGCATCTATGCTTATGGTTTTGAGAAGCCATCAGCTATTCAGCAGAGAGCTATTATCCCGTGTATTAAAG GGTATGATGTGATTGCTCAAGCTCAGTCAGGTACTGGCAAGACAGCCACATTTGCTATTTCCATCCTGCAACAGTTGGAGATTGAGTTCAAGGAGACCCAAGCACTAGTATTGGCCCCCACCAGAGAACTGGCTCAACAG ATCCAAAAGGTAATTCTGGCACTTGGAGACTATATGGGGGCAACTTGTCATGCCTGCATTGGTGGAACCAATGTTCGAAATGAAATGCAAAAACTTCAGGCTGAAGCACCACATATTGTTGTTGGTACACCAGGGAGAGTGTTTGATATGTTAAACAGGAGATACCTGT ctcCAAAATGGATCAAAATGTTTGTTTTGGATGAAGCAGATGAAATGCTGAGCCGAGGGTTTAAGGATCAAATCTATGAGAttttccaaaaattaaatacaagtatTCAG gtggtgtTGCTTTCTGCCACAATGCCAACGGATGTGTTGGAAgtgaccaaaaaattcatgagAGATCCCATTCGAATTCtggtgaaaaaggaagaattgACCCTTGAAGGAATTAAACAGTTTTATATTAATGTTGAAAGAGAG GAATGGAAGTTGGATACACTTTGTGACTTGTATGAGACACTGACGATTACACAGGCTGTTATTTTTCTCAATACAAGGCGTAAGGTGGACTGGCTTACTGAGAAAATGCATGCCAGGGATTTCACAGTTTCTGCTCTG CATGGTGACATGGACCAGAAGGAAAGAGATGTTATCATGAGGGAATTCCGATCAGGGTCAAGCCGTGTTCTGATCACTACTGACTTGTTG GCTCGTGGGATTGATGTGCAACAAGTGTCATTGGTTATAAACTATGATCTACCTACCAATCGTGAAAACTATATTCACAG AATTGGCAGAGGGGGTCGATTTGGGAGGAAAGGTGTGGCTATAAACTTTGTTACTGAAGAAGACAAGAGGATTCTTCGTGACATTGAGACTTTCTACAATACTACAGTGGAGGAAATGCCAATGAATGTGGCTGACCTTATTTAA